One part of the Arabidopsis thaliana chromosome 1 sequence genome encodes these proteins:
- a CDS encoding Disease resistance protein (TIR-NBS-LRR class) family, which yields MIEKIASDVSDKLNTTPSRDFDGMIGLEAHLRKIESLLDLDYDGAKIVGISGPAGIGKSTIARALHSVLSKRFQHNCFMDNLHESYKIGLVEYGLRLRLQEQLLSKILNLDGIRIAHLGVIRERLHDQKVLIILDDVESLDQLDALANIEWFGPGSRVIVTTENKEILQQHGISDIYHVGFPSSKEALMIFCLSAFRQLSPPDRFMNLAAEVAKLCGYLPLALHVLGSSLRGKNYSDWIEELPRLQTCLDGRIESVLKVGYESLHEKDQALFLYIAVFFNYQHADYVTSMLAKTNLNVRLGLKILANRHLIHIGHGAKGIVVMHRLLKVMARQVISKQEPWKRQILVDTQEISYVLENAEGNGSIAGISFDVGEINKLTISAKAFERMHNLLLLKVYDPWFTGKGQVHIPEEMDFLPRLSLLRWDAYTRKTLPRRFCPENLVELNMPDSQLEKLWEGTQLLANLKTMKLSRSSRLKELPNLSNAKNLERLDLHECVALLELPSSISNLHKLYFLETNHCRRLQVIPTLTNLVSLEDIKMMGCLRLKSFPDIPANIIRLSVMETTIAEFPASLRHFSHIESFDISGSVNLKTFSTLLPTSVTELHIDNSGIESITDCIKGLHNLRVLALSNCKKLTSLPKLPSSLKWLRASHCESLERVSEPLNTPNADLDFSNCFKLDRQARQAIFQQRFVDGRALLPGRKVPALFDHRARGNSLTIPNSASYKVCVVISTEFDHKDRDSTIVSRLLCRCIVISNSVNSTDKEFVLTDVYKYRMEHLFIFHMVNPVSFFYPSSREIVLEFSSIHKHFDIVECGVQILTDETERNNNVGSADEDDLWYIHEFSESLRKEEKDKDSVAKSESCGASEKEDEEATKDKDEDIAEHSDSESISENRPRKRTMISATTNLKKWFLCLFLFFFFSFAFVKFSIYFDLF from the exons ATGATAGAGAAGATTGCAAGTGATGTTTCAGATAAACTCAATACCACACCGTCTAGGGATTTTGATGGCATGATTGGACTTGAAGCTCATTTGAGAAAAATAGAGTCTTTGCTTGATTTAGATTATGATGGAGCTAAGATTGTTGGAATCTCTGGTCCTGCAGGCATTGGTAAGAGTACCATTGCCAGAGCTTTACATAGTGTACTATCTAAACGGTTTCAGCATAATTGTTTTATGGACAACCTTCATGAAAGCTATAAGATTGGTCTTGTTGAGTATGGTTTGAGGTTGCGGTTACAAGAGCAACTtctttcaaagattttgaaCCTAGATGGCATTAGGATAGCCCATTTAGGTGTGATACGAGAGAGGCTACACGACCAGAAGGTTCTTATCATTCTTGATGATGTGGAGAGTCTAGATCAACTTGATGCTTTGGCTAATATCGAGTGGTTTGGTCCTGGAAGTAGGGTCATAGTGACCactgaaaacaaagagattttACAGCAACATGGTATCAGTGATATATACCACGTGGGTTTTCCATCAAGTAAAGAAGCTTTAATGATCTTTTGTCTATCCGCTTTTAGACAACTCTCTCCACCTGATCGGTTTATGAATCTTGCTGCTGAAGTTGCAAAGCTTTGTGGTTATCTTCCATTGGCTCTGCATGTTTTAGGGTCATCATTGCGGGGAAAGAACTATTCTGACTGGATAGAAGAACTACCAAGATTGCAAACTTGTCTTGATGGAAGAATTGAGAGTGTATTGAAAGTGGGCTATGAAAGTTTACATGAGAAAGACCAAGCTCTATTTCTCTACATTGCAGTCTTCTTCAATTATCAACATGCTGATTATGTGACATCCATGCTGGCAAAAACTAACTTGAATGTTAGACTTGGGTTAAAAATATTAGCCAATAGACATCTTATACATATAGGTCATGGCGCTAAAGGTATAGTGGTAATGCACCGTTTGCTAAAAGTAATGGCTAGACAAGTCATTTCCAAACAAGAGCCTTGGAAACGCCAGATTCTTGTAGATACCCAAGagatttcttatgttttggaaaatgCAGAA gGTAATGGATCAATCGCAGGTATATCATTTGACGTAGGAGAGATcaacaaattaacaataagCGCTAAGGCGTTTGAAAGAATGCACAATCTTTTGTTGCTAAAAGTTTACGATCCGTGGTTTACTGGAAAAGGACAAGTGCACATTCCAGAGGAGATGGATTTTCTTCCTCGCCTAAGCTTACTTCGTTGGGATGCATACACGAGAAAGACCCTTCCTCGTAGATTCTGCCCAGAAAATCTCGTCGAACTCAACATGCCGGATAGCCAGCTCGAGAAGCTATGGGAAGGAACTCAG CTGCTTGCAAATCTCAAAACGATGAAGCTCTCTAGGTCATCTCGTTTGAAGGAACTCCCAAATCTTTCAAATGCTAAAAATCTGGAGCGTCTGGATTTGCATGAATGCGTTGCTTTGTTAGAGCTTCCATCCTCAATTTCTAATCTTCATAAACTATACTTCTTAGAGACGAATCATTGCAGACGTCTACAAGTCATTCCAACTCTCACCAACTTGGTATCTCTCGAAGATATCAAGATGATGGGATGCTTACGACTGAAAAGTTTTCCAGATATTCCTGCCAACATCATTAGGCTCTCTGTAATGGAGACTACGATTGCAGAATTTCCCGCGTCACTTAGGCATTTCTCGCATATTGAGTCTTTCGATATAAGTGGCAGTGTAAATCTCAAGACCTTTTCAACACTTCTCCCCACGAGTGTAACAGAGCTACACATAGACAACAGTGGTATTGAGAGTATTACAGATTGCATCAAAGGTCTTCATAATCTACGTGTCCTTGCTCTATCAAACTGTAAAAAACTCACGTCATTGCCGAAGCTTCCTAGTTCACTCAAATGGCTACGGGCAAGCCATTGTGAATCACTGGAGAGAGTAAGTGAACCTTTAAACACTCCAAATGCAGACCTTGATTTCAGCAACTGTTTCAAATTGGATCGACAAGCGCGACAAGCGATTTTTCAACAACGGTTTGTTGATGGGCGAGCTCTCTTACCAGGAAGAAAAGTACCTGCACTGTTCGATCATCGAGCCAGAGGAAATTCATTAACAATTCCTAATTCTGCTTCCTATAAGGTTTGCGTTGTGATTTCTACAGAGTTTGATCATAAAGACAGAGATTCTACCATAGTTTCAAGACTACTGTGTCGTTGCATAGTCATCAGCAACTCAGTAAACTCCACTGACAAGGAGTTTGTACTAACGGATGTCTATAAATATCGAATGGaacatctatttatatttcataTGGTGAACCCGGTGTCCTTTTTCTACCCCTCTAGCAGAGAGATAGTGCTCGAATTCAGCAGCATACACAAACATTTCGACATTGTTGAATGTGGTGTCCAGATCTTGACGGATGAAACAGAGCGAAACAACAATGTGGGTTCTGCAGATGAAGATGATCTCTGGTATATACATGAATTCAGCGAATCGTTacgcaaagaagaaaaagataaagatagcGTCGCTAAATCTGAATCCTGCGGAGCgtcagaaaaagaagatgaggaagcaACCAAAGACAAAGATGAGGATATCGCCGAACACAGTGATTCCGAATCCATATCCGAGAACCGTCCGAGGAAGAGGACGATGATAAGTGCTACTACTAATCTGAAGAAATGGTTtctctgtctttttcttttcttctttttctcttttgcttttgttaaatTCTCCATCTACTTTGATCTTTTCTAA